The genomic DNA GGTGAGTAGGCTTGAAGACAATATAACTTCTGTTGTTTGGTCTTGGGTGAAATCTTACAGGATTGTAGAATACTGAACACATTATTGATTTAATATTGAATGCACTACAGATAGATCCCAATTACTGTATTTTCTAGATGCACGGAGTCTGAGCATGCCCAGAATGTTCTATTATCTCCAAAATGTGATACTTTATGGATGTGGTCGTATGGTTTTATGGATATGAGAATTGCAGGTAGCACACTATAATAAATCCATCTAATAAATCATTTATAATGTAAATACTTTATTGCTCATTACTCCATTCATAATATGTTTAATACAGGTCCTTATGAACAATTGACTAATCATTAAGTCGTGTTGCATGGCCTCATCTAAAGTGTGGGCTGTTTATGCTTCAGACATTGAGCGAAATGTTTTGAGCGTGTCATTTCTCACAAAAGAAAGATGGACATGCCATTGGGAGACATTCCAGCAGCACCTGATGCTCGTTAAGGTCTCAGAACAGTCATGATAATGTTGTGAACCTCGAAGGCAAACTGATCATAAAAAAAAGGAAGATGTAGCCGACACAAAACAGATGATAGAAATGTCATGTGGGTAACATTTAGACGCTTTCAGTGCTTCAGTCGTTTAACCACAGACTATTTTCACACGTGGCTTTGTTTGGCAGCACATTTACTGGACCTTTATAAAGGTATAAGCTCTTTAAACATACCAGGTAAGCAGTATATGGACTGCTCTTAATGTCTTGTGGACAGATTCTGTGCATATTCTCCTCTTATTCTGCTTTGTTTTAAATGCAGTTTGGCAACCAACATTTGCATTActgccaccaactggactggagtgtaaATCTATTACACTTTGtgatacaaaaaaaaacaaataaatggAAAAACAATTACCCTGCCAACTAACCTTTCACGTATTAAATAAACTAAATAAAACCCACCGTctcattccactactttgaccctttCTGATCCTACACCAGGCCAACAGCCTGGGAGGACGGGATACTACAATTCAGCACTCCTTGTAACTTCCTCTGCAGTAAAATCTCGTAATCCCAAGTACCTCTCACAGCTGCCGCCACCACCACACCTATTTCCTGTGATTTATGTTCCATTTCGGTGGTATAGTTCATAGCCATGGCAATGAACACTAATATTTCATCAACCACTCTGCCACCGGGCCTGCATCGCACCAAATGGCAGGCATCACTGACACCGAGAATCTTCAACTTGAGTTGCTCAACCTCCACCCACACCCCAGTAAATCACTCCTTCCAATAGCGCCCTTTTGCTGAAAGCAAAGTAAGTAACAGGTATTTTCACAATTTACGTGGCGCAGAGCACCTGCTTCCTCTGGGTGGAAGAAACAGTCCACTTCGGGTTACCTTCACCGATTCAACAGTGCCCAAATCCTTTTTCCCCCAACCTGAAATCACGTATGGGTCGGCCAAAAGGCAGGGGTCCACTTGGAAAAAGAAAAAAACTCCTGCCGGACCAGATTCTTCACAGCACCTCAAGTACTTCATCCTCATTCTCTTCTAATTCACCTCCAGAGCTACTGGAGAAGAGCTCATTCTGTTTGGGCTTGAAGTCAATCTTCCTCGACGCCCCACATCTCTGTCATTACCGCTAGCTTCATCTGAAAACACGTAACCTACTTCCAGCCATCTCTTCATTAACCCCAAACCTGGGTTTATCATCACTGATTAATTGGATATATTAATTGGCGAGGGAGGTGCTTTGCATGTGTGGTGAAATTAGCGAAAGTGGGGGGGGGGCGGCTTTGACAGAGTTCCCTTTTGCGAGGGTGGAGACGCCAACTCCCAACCAGTGTTGggaagtagtgaactacatgttgTTCAACTAGCAATTAAACTTTATTTTGCAGAAGCTTAGTGGTAGTTGAACTTAATTCAaatcttggtagtgttttcagtagttaatcgTTTTTCGGGTAGCTAACTACGGGAACTACACACTAAGAGAAGGGTGTGCACGCCTAATCCTCACTGGAACAtagtttttgtgtttaatgtttaatAGACACATTCTCttaacatctgactccagagtgaTCTGTTCATTCAATATGCAGTCTGACATTTCTGACTAAGATATGATACATttttcacaggaggttggtggcaccttaattggggagtacTGCCTCGTGGTAATGACTAGagcagaataggtggaatggtatcaaatacatcaaacacatggtttacaTGTGTTTTGATGCCATTCTGTTTGCTCAGTTCCAGTCATTACTACgagccgtcctcccttcagcagcctccactgaattTTTCCCGAAGTATCTAggatgtagtgtactacttttttttaaagtagctCTAACTATATTTTTCTTAAGAGTTGCTTTGGTGTATCTTAACTTCTTctagtgtgaagtaattggtagtttGATAAACTATGATTTCACTTATGGACTCTGAACTTTACACAcaattttagttctgggttaaccaagaTTACACTGCTCTAAAGAGTGACTGCTTATGTTAGCCTTTTCGGACAAAAAAACCCACGATTTTACTCAGCAAAGATGGTGTCTGAAGTTACACATCCCACTATTACAACAGCGTTACTATTTTGGAGAAAAAAAGTTCAATATATTTTCTTAAAACATCCTCTGTATTGTGTGCTTATTGTTTAACCATTGATATGTTCTAGGAGCATCAAGTACTGCTGGAATGTTTAGCAATGGAATGTCCATCTTTTTGTAAGAAATTACATTATAAATTATTTTGTGACCAAAGTATAAATAGCCCACACTAGATGAGGCTACCCAAAAGTACTTTACTAATGATTAGCAAATGTTTTATAAGGACCTATATTAAACATCTTATGAATGAACTTGTGAATCATTATTAAATACTTTAAAAGCTGTTTATACTATAAATGTGTGAATAAGGTTACTAACGTTTACAATTAAATGgtccataaataaataaactatttACTAACCAAATATAAATGCTTTAACACGTGGAGTTTTTATTACGTGCTACCGAATTGCACAAATATGTTATGTCTACATTAGTGGTACATTTAGAAATCTATAGTCTTTAATGTGGCATGTTCCTGAATGTTTAATGGCAGTAAAAATATGGAGTAAAATATTTCCCAGTGTGCTTTTCTGTCTGCTTTAGAACCGACCAATCCAGTCCAAATAGACCAGACAAGCCAGATCAGACCAGATAACCATGGCAGAATCATGTCATGTATCACTGATCCTACTGGTCATTCTCACAATCAGAGGTATAGAACCAATGTATGATAATGGGCATAGAAATTATTCGGCAGATGTCAATCTTACCTTTaagaacctcctctctctctctccccttctacccTCCTTCATCTCCCACTCTCGctccacctctcttccctcctcaccccctatcctctcttcctcctcaccccctatcctctcttcctccctccccctacctctccttcTGACCACCTACACCTCcctcactaccccccccccccctccctccccaccaccactctctcttgCCCCCTTTCCTTTGTCCCTCCTCCACCATCCCTCCCCTTTTAGGAGTACTGGGCCAGAGGATCATTGGGGGTCTGGAGGTAACACCCTACTCTATAACCTACCAAGCCTCCATCCAGTACAACAAATTACACTACTGTGGAGGGACCCTCATACACCCTCAGTGGGTGGTGTCTGCTGCCCACTGCTGGAGACCgtgagtaattcaacttctatttcACCTTGTACAGTTGCTTTGATGGACAGTAGCTTCCCACAGCCACTGTGTCTGGAGCTCTGTGAGTCTGGCTAATCTGGTCCACCAGCTGGCTCTCTCTCCGAACCTATGCAGTAACAATTGAGCCTGGGGACGGGGTTAGAGTCCTCTGGCAAGTGAGACTACCTCTTGTACTACACCCACTAGATTTGGGGTTATGATGGGATAGAGTAGGGCATTTCTAATGTATATTCTTCAAGAACCAATAGATATACTATTTATTGAAATAACCATTGAACAGCAGGACATCTTACAGAGTGTGTTTTTAGAATTAAGTGGAATGATTCATGCTAGTTGCCAGATTGGAGTCCTAACTTCCGCTTCTCTCGATCCACAGGGCATACCTGATCAAAGTGGTACTGAGTGAGCACAGTCTATCCAGAGTGGAAGGCCTTGAGCAGGAGTTCAACGTCTCCAATGTGCTGGTCAACTACATGTATAACTACAGGACGTTCGACAACGACATCATGCTGCTCAAAGTAAGCTGATACGATGGACAGTAGCTTTGGTTTCCCTGTACTCCCGCTCTGTATATTATCTATTGGTCTGATTAATTGATGGATAAATTAATGAACAAGTGAatcaattctctctccctctccatccctccatcagctGGAGAGGCCCGTGAATCTCAACGCCAACATCAAGCCCGCCATCCTGCCCAGAGTGGACATGCCCCCGTTACAACAGGGAATGACCTGTACGGTAAGCGGCTGGGGGGTCACCAATATCTTCAGCTACTACCTGTCCCCCGTGCTCCAAGCTGTGGATGTTGACGTTATCACCAACTGCCAGAACTACTACTACTTCAGGATCACAGACAACATGCTCTGTGCCGGCTCTCCCTTCGGAGGGAAGGACTCCTGTCAGGTGAGAGATAAGAGATCTGTGGCTCTATTTCAGTGTCCATAAtacacactactatactactTAGAATTAAGTAATGTATCGGCATACTGTACATTCTAAGTATAATGCTAGTATGGAGACAGGAATGTGTAGCCTGTCTCTGAATGTCAGACTGTAAGGTACTTTATGTCGTGACGtatgcagacctgggttcaaatactataaGGTATTTCAATTATTAAGTAGTTGAATATGGgaatgtattttaaaatacacttggaaagtatttgaaaatactcaaatacactctCATGCAATTAATACAGGTCATTTAAaatagtatttaaaaaaaacattcaaaagTTACCCTTTAAGATAAAACTATAGTAAATATTTTCACGTGACCaaataaataatttattaaaacacactgttttgcaatggtcTACAGCAGCCTTAGCAGCACTCTGTAgcgtagcaccatggtgtagcggGAGGATAGCTAGCAGTCTGTCCTCCGCTGGGTAcactcctctgggtacattgactttaatagaaaacctaggaggctcatggttctcacccccttccatatttacacagtaattatgacaacttccggaggacatcctacAACCCATCAGatctcttgcagcatgaactgacatgttgtccacccaatcaaaggatcagagaattaatgtagtactgaaagcataagttacagctagctagcactgcataaaatgtggtgagtaaaCTCAGCaataaaagaaacgtccctttttcagtacccagtttttcaaagataattcataaaaaaacAAACTTTACAGATCattataaagggtttaaacactgtttcccatgcttgttcaatgaaccataaacaattaatgaacatgcacctgtggaacggtcgttaagacacagcttacagacggtaggcaattaaggtcacagttatgaaaacttaggacactaaaaaggcctttctactgacactgaaaaacaccaaaagaaagatgcccagggtccctgctcatctgcgtgaacgtaccttaggcatgctgcaaggaggcatgaggactgcagatgtggccagggcaataaatggcaatgtccatactgtgagatgcctaaaacagcgctacagggagagaggacggacagctgatcgccctcgcagtggcagaccacgtgtaacaacacctgcacaggatcggtacatccgaacagcacacctgcgggacaggtacaggatggcaacaacaacaactgcccgagttacaccaggaatgcacaatccttccatcagtgctcagactgtcgctcaataggctgagagatgctggactgagggcttgtaggcctgttgtaaggcagacaacaccggcaacaacgtcgcctatgggcacaaacccaccgtcgctggaccagacaggactggcaaaaagtgctcttctctgacgagttgcggttttgtctcaccaggggtgatggttggattgcgtttatcgtcgaaggaatgagcgttgtaccgaggcctgtactctggagcaggatcgatttggaggtggagggtccgtcatggtctggggcagtgtgtcacagcatcatcggactgagcttgtcgtcattgcaggctctctcaacgctgtgtgttacagggaagagaTCCCCCTACCTCATGTAGTACCCTTCCTGCagtctcatcctgacatgaccctccagcatgacaatgccaccagccatactgctcgttctgtacgtgatttcctgcaagacaggaatgtcagtgttctgccatggccagcgaagagcccggatctcaatcccattgagcacgtcttggccctgttggatcggagggtgagggctagggccattccccccagaaatgcccGGAAACtcgcaggtgccttggtggaagagtggggtaatatctcacagcaagaactggcaaatctggtgcagtccatgaggaggagatgcactgcagtaattaatgcagctggtggccacaccagatactaactgttacttttgattttgacccaccctttgttcagggacacattattcaatttctgttagtcacatgtctgtggaaattgtttggtttatgtctcagttgctgaatcttgttatgttcctacaaatatttacacatgttaagtttgctgaaaataaacagtgaggacatttctttttttgctgagtttagttgaatcaaagagaaagacaatagttgaacagctTTGAACAagttaatttcttccaaaattaaggagaagcaataTAGAGAGAATGCTAGCTATATTTTGTAGTATATTTGTTTTCCACCTTAGCTAGCAtcaatgcagctagctagtttagcctactcaaagaGAGcttaaacagagagggatgctatgttaactagctggctatacaacactggaactcttccgaGTCAGCTTTTGGTTTAATCCATTTTTTGCTACTGGGACGCGCCAgagtaactgctaaactgctttctgactgtagagggtttactaacgtgttagttttagtagctatgttgactatgagaTGTCTAATGGTTACACCCTTGACCAGCTAGACGCAGCTAAGTGTGCAAAGttttattgaatgtgtcactgtctgacaCCTTGATTACTCAACCTGTGCACTCATGTAAACTttctaggttgtagcaacctcatgatggttagagggaaaatgtgagtatcatgtaaGTAGCCtgaacctatcgatgttacattgagctgggtgaatggaatatgaatgacagtcatccaatatgctgttatagaaataaggccatgttcaTGTTCCTCCCTCATAgtaaacggcaccgaccgcccCTATCCACTAACCCTAGCTCTacccctagccttaacccttgcccttattctaaccctaaccctcgcctgaaccttaaccctaattctaaagctaaccctaaccttaacaagcagttgcttatcaacagatagtttgttgatagtatgaccatctgtagagcatctacagacaAAAATccagactatccaaataaagtctGACCATAAATAATTATATAAAAAACACacgtatttgaacccaggtctggacaTATGTTGTGATGTGCGTATGCCAAGTATATCTGTACGGCAAGCAAATTTCTTGATGCGGATATTAAAGCACATCAATTCTATCAGGGTGACTCAGGCGGCCCTCTGATCTGTAATGGGCACTTTGAGGGCATCGTGTCCTGGGGCATCAGCTGTGCCAACCCCTACTTCCCTGGCGTTTACACCAAGGTCAGGAAGTACATCAGCTGGATCAAGTGGATCATGCAGAACGACAGCTAGCGACGCCATATCCTCCTTTGTAAGGATCACAATGGGATACCATGTACAGAAACTGTTAGTGTATCGATATGGGACATAGATACGGAACTACCCACTGTAAACCATTACCACCAGTTTTCTTTACTACATAGAAAACACGAAAAAAAAATACACTCAGGTCTATCATCTCTCTTATGGCTACTGAATGCTGTACTGAATATGTCAAAAGTGAGTGATAGTCTTTTTGCTGATAGAAAGCATCTAGGTAATAGTGTTATCAGCAGACAGACGGGTTTACTGTATAGACGTGATCAACCTATGTAATCATTTGTAATCATTTGTTGAATAAGAAAAACCCACGTACACTTTACAGCCATTGAAAAACATGGTTTATTTTGTCCGGTCACCAAAACAGAAAGAGAGTTTAAGACACACTAAAGCATTTGTGTCTGCACTGTTAGTTGACATATTTCCCTCTATATCATATTTTCATTAATATGTTATTTTGTATGTCTTGTCAAACACATACAGcgagggggaaaaagtatttgatcccctgctgattttgtacgtttgcccactgacaaagaaatgatcagtctatcattttaatggtaggtttatttgaacagtgagagacagaataacaaaaaaaatccagaaaaacgcatgtcaaaaatgttataaattgatttgcattttaatgaaggaaataagtatttgaccccctctcaatcagaaagatttctggctcccaggtgtcttttctACAGGTattgagctgagattaggagcacactcttaaagggagtgatcctaatctcagtttgttacctgtataaaagacacctgtccacagaagcaatcaatcaatcaatcaatcagattccaaactctccaccatggccaagaccaaagagctctccaaggatgtcagagaCAAGATTgcagacctacacaaggctggaatgggctacaagaccatcgccaagcagcttggtgagaaggtgacaacagttggtgcgattattcgcaaatggaagaaacacaaaataactgtcaatctccctcggcctggggcttcgtgcaagatctcacctcgtggagttgcaatgatcatgagaatggttaggaatcagcccagaactacacgggaggatcttgtcaatgatctcaaggcagctgggaccatagtcaccaagaaaacaaccggccgcgaccgggaggtccgtggggcgacgcacaattggcctagcgaggtccgggttagggagggcttggccggtagggatatccttgtctcactcctgtggcgggccgggcacagtgcgcgcttaactaaggttgccaggtgcactgtgtttcctccgacacattggtgggcCGGctcccgggttggatgcgtgctgtgttaagaagcagtacggcttggttgggttgtgtatcggaggacgcatgactttcaaccttcgtctctcccgagcccgcccgggagttgtagcgatgagacaagatagtagctactaacaattggataccacgaaattggggagaaaaaggggtaaaattcaaaccAAAAAAACCAACCTCAAAACCAAAAAAAATCCTCCTGaactacaagaaacatctgacctctgattgccaacaagggttttgccaccaagtactaagtcatgttttgcagagggagggtcaaatacttatttccctcattaaaatgcaaatcaatttataacatttttgacatgcgtttttctggatttttttgttgttattctgtttaaataaacctaccattaacattatagactgataatttctttgtcagtggacaaatgtacaaaatcaacaGGGGATCCAAttattttttccctcactgtacttCTTATCCATTTCATCTGTGGATAAATAACATTTGTAAGGTtattttgggttttctctgtgcTTTCCCAGTAAAACAATAAAGATAATTATTTTTACCAAGCTGTCTCTTCACTAATCACTAGCTACTCATCTacaaaaaattatatattttaccAGCACACAAACCTCCTTCTGGGAACTTTATACACTGCCACAAAGAAAACATTTACGGTAAGCTAAGGCAACAATATGCAACATCCTACTGGTTGTGCAACAAGAGTTCACTCAGCTCAGCACGCAGCTGACTCACCCCCTtcccgctacacacacacaccctacccaccCAGATCCatcagagagggggaggatatACAAGTAACAGGGATTGGCTATAAAGAAATAAACCACCCCCCAGTTACCCTCCCCCGATTTATTACAGTACAAGACATACTCATACCTCCACAGAAAGTCAGAGAAACTCAACAAGAACAGACACAGGCACCAACACCCACAGATTCACACCACAGACAGACTCAGAGCCAGTATGGGAGACCTGCCGATCGAGATGCTCCATGGTAAGGACCAGGGGTCGCAGCTCCTCCACCTCCCAGACAGGGTAACGGTAGAAGGGCTTATCCATCAGTCCCTGGAGGCCAAGGAGTTTTCCTACTGTCCCTACAGCAATTTCAGGGTCGGGGCTGCCCTTCTGGCCCACGACGGCAGAGTGTTCACAGGTGAGATATCATCTATCACTTCAAATCTATTGATTGAGTTTACTTGATCTTAAAAGAAAATACCTACATCTGACAATCAGTATACGTTTAGTTCGATCTATttgaccaggtaagttgactgggaACGTGTTGTCGTTTAGCTATAACATTGAACTGGGAAGACTTATAGTGGAGAAGGATCCGACGTTAGATGCACGTGTTACAGTAAAGTAAAAAATGTACAGAACGTCTACATTTTAATCAAGAACTTTAGAATAGATCGATAACCAGGAAATAGGCATATCCCACACTCTGTAAAATACATTATTACCCTGTAACGTTTACACTGTCAAATGTGTGACAAAGATTGCTTCTAATCACGAGCAGGAATATGTACGTGTGTAAAATCCAATGTTTCAACGTTCCTGAACCAAGGAATAACCACATATGAAGCAGGCCTGTGATGTTCAGAATGATGTAACTGTCTGTGTTCTACAGTTCTGTAGATTATTCACACTTGTTCCCTCAGCGTTGGAATTTACTCAGTCAGAAATTAATCAGTTAGTCCGTTAGAATCTAGTCAGAAAGGAATTTAGCTCAAGTGGGCAAGAAGCCTTTTTGTGCACAAGCATAACTAGGTTATTTAACAATACATGAACAGTCAGTAAATTCAAAGGACTTCAATAACTTTGTTGAGTACACTGTGCTCTCGACTGACTGGTTTTGCATAACCTGTTAATGATTAATTAGGGGAAAACTATCGAAACCAAGTAATCTCCTTGGCCTAAAGACACATTTATTTGCAAGAGGATGCTTGGTATTTTCAAATCAACCAATCCATCAATTGACCAATCATATAAGATCTTTAGAGGGAACAGGGGAGACGTCTTCAGCTCTGTCTGCTTTGCCTTTGTTTTAAGCCCTTTGAAACCAAGTGAAAAGCGCTGTGCATGACAGTAAATGTGATCTATCGTCTCTTCAGGTTGCAATGTGGAGAACGCGTGTAACAACCTGGGTGTGTGTGCAGAGAGGAACACCATCGCTAAAGCAGTGTCAGAGGGACGCCGTAGCTTCAAGGCCATCGCTATCGCCAGGTAgttctacactgagtgtacaaatgattaagaacacctgctctttcctatGACAGACAACCGAAAACGAAAGGAGACAGTATGTGTTTTTTTCATAAATAACAACTGGTCTCAAGCTTTTGCTCACCTGATAAAGAATATCTCATGGTAAACTGCAGActtatctaccaagagagatcTCATCCATAATTACACGGCTGTCTACATTCCTCCACAAGCCAACACCACTCTGGCACTCAACAAACTGT from Oncorhynchus clarkii lewisi isolate Uvic-CL-2024 chromosome 7, UVic_Ocla_1.0, whole genome shotgun sequence includes the following:
- the LOC139413232 gene encoding trypsin-like, with protein sequence MAESCHVSLILLVILTIRGVLGQRIIGGLEVTPYSITYQASIQYNKLHYCGGTLIHPQWVVSAAHCWRPAYLIKVVLSEHSLSRVEGLEQEFNVSNVLVNYMYNYRTFDNDIMLLKLERPVNLNANIKPAILPRVDMPPLQQGMTCTVSGWGVTNIFSYYLSPVLQAVDVDVITNCQNYYYFRITDNMLCAGSPFGGKDSCQGDSGGPLICNGHFEGIVSWGISCANPYFPGVYTKVRKYISWIKWIMQNDS
- the LOC139413233 gene encoding cytidine deaminase-like, encoding MGDLPIEMLHGKDQGSQLLHLPDRVTVEGLIHQSLEAKEFSYCPYSNFRVGAALLAHDGRVFTGCNVENACNNLGVCAERNTIAKAVSEGRRSFKAIAIASDLDDQFISPCGGCRQFMREFGANWDVYLTKPDGSYIEMKVSELLPVSFGPEDLSMKKVVKIPN